In Nissabacter sp. SGAir0207, the genomic stretch AGGGCATCGGTCCAGTGCAGAATATCGGGCGTGGCAATGGAGCCAATCTCCTTGCGAACCCAGTTACGTACTTCTGTGTAAAGCTCAGGCGAAGGCTCCTCACCATGGTTGAGGGTGACATAGGCGTAGATTGCCTGACCTTTAATGTTGTGGGGAATGCCAACCACCGCGGCCTCTGCAATTTTCGGATGCGCCACCAGAGCCGACTCAATCTCCGCCGTCCCAAGGCGATGCCCGGAGATATTCAGCACATCATCCACCCGGCCGGTGATCCAGTAGTAACCATCTTCATCCCGGCGCGCGCCATCACCGCTAAAGTACATGCCTTTGAAGGTGGAGAAGTAGGTCTGCTCGAAGCGCTCATGGTCGCCAAACAGCGTACGTGCCTGTCCCGGCCAGGAGTCGGTAATCACCAGGTTGCCTTCACAGGCTCCCTCTTGCGGATTGCCCTCATTATCAACCAGTGCGGGCTGTACCCCGAAGAACGGGCGGGTCGCGGAACCGGCCTTCAGCTCTGTGGCGCCCGGCAGAGGGGTGATCATGAAGCCACCGGTTTCGGTCTGCCACCAGGTATCAACGATTGGGCAGTTGCCATTGCCGATCTTGTTGTAGTACCACTCCCAGGCTTCCGGGTTGATTGGCTCCCCGACCGAACCCATGATGCGCAGTGAATCGCGGGAGGTGCCCTCAATCGCTTTGTCCCCCTCGGCCATTAAGGCGCGGATGGCGGTCGGTGCGGTATAGAGGATGTTGACCTGATGCTTGTCGATCACCTGTGCCATACGGTTTACGGTAGGGGAGTTGGGTACCCCCTCAAACATCAGCGTAATGGCGCCGCAGGCCAGCGGCCCATAGAGCAGGTAGCTGTGGCCGGTTACCCAGCCGACATCCGCGGTGCACCAGTAAATCTCGCCGGGATGGTAATCAAACACATATTTGAAGGTCATGGCGGCATAGACCAGATAGCCGCCGGTGGTATGGAGCACCCCTTTCGGCTTGCCGGTCGAACCCGAGGTATAGAGGATGAACAGCGGATCTTCCGCCTTCATCTCCTCCGCCGGGCAATCATCGGACACATCACGGATCACATCGTGCCACCAGAGGTCGCGTCCCTCCTGCCATTCACCCTGCTTACCCGTACGGCGCAGGACAATGCTATGGGTAATGGACGTGACAGAGGCATTCTTCAGCGCGTCATCCACATTCTTTTTCAGCGGGATGGTGCGGCCCGCGCGCAAACCCTCATCGGCGGTGATCACCAGTTTGGCGCTGGAGTCGATAATGCGTCCGGCCACGGCATCCGGTGAGAAGCCACCAAAGATCACCGAGTGCACGGCACCAATACGGGCGCAAGCCAGCATCGCGACAGCCGCTTCCGGCACCATCGGCATATAGATGGCGACCACGTCGCCCTTGCGGATGCCCAGTTTTTTCAGGGCATTGGCGAAGCGGCACACCTGTTGATGCAGTTGCCGGTAAGTGAGGCTCTGGCTCTCCTCCTGCGGATTATCTGCTTCCCAGATAATGGCAGTCTGGTCACCGCGCTCGGCAAGATGGCGATCGAGGCAGTTGGCTGCCAGGTTCAGCGTGCCATCTTCAAACCAGCGAATAGAGATATTGCCCGGTACGAAAGAGGTATTCTTCACCTGGCTATAAGGCGTGATCCAGTCAATGATTTTGCCGTGTTCCCCCCAAAAGGCTTCCGGGTCTTCAACGGATTGTTTGTAATACTGCTGATATTGCTCTGGATTGATCAGGGCATGCTCTGCAATGGCGGCAGGGACAGGGTGCTTATGAATCTGGCTCATCGTCATTTCTCCTTGAGAATGTTAATAGTATGTCAACCATAAGTTAATTGTAGTTTGCCTTGGTTCTTTGTTCTCTTTTTGGGCGACAGATCACGCAACACGTAACTTTTTGTGAAAATCTCAATAAATTAATCACTTCTGTGATGAGAAAGGGCAGATTAATAGGTAAAAAGTTGCTGGGTAAAAACGTGAATAAGCAGGGAAAAACGGGCTATTTAAATGAAAAAGCAGTAAAGCCGCCATTTGACGCTGTTCATTTCTAATTTAGTCAGTACCTATCAATGACATCGATAAAAAGTATCGGCATCTCAGGAATAAATAGGGCGCTGATTTTTTACTCGTCATGAATAAGCATTAGGGCCGCCAAGATTTCCCGCATGAATAGCAGTCAGACAGAGCACGATGGCTAGGGGAAATTATTGTCTTGGCGTGATTTAGTGGAAGTTGAAGCAAAATGGCAGCAAACGCCTATTTGCCCTGTTAATAGTGTGGATATAACGGCGCGAGCTATATTAACATTTTATAAACATAATAGCGGTGGGCGATGGATAAATAGTGAGCGGGAGGGCGACTTTTTTTTAATTCTATTTTCAG encodes the following:
- the acs gene encoding acetate--CoA ligase: MSQIHKHPVPAAIAEHALINPEQYQQYYKQSVEDPEAFWGEHGKIIDWITPYSQVKNTSFVPGNISIRWFEDGTLNLAANCLDRHLAERGDQTAIIWEADNPQEESQSLTYRQLHQQVCRFANALKKLGIRKGDVVAIYMPMVPEAAVAMLACARIGAVHSVIFGGFSPDAVAGRIIDSSAKLVITADEGLRAGRTIPLKKNVDDALKNASVTSITHSIVLRRTGKQGEWQEGRDLWWHDVIRDVSDDCPAEEMKAEDPLFILYTSGSTGKPKGVLHTTGGYLVYAAMTFKYVFDYHPGEIYWCTADVGWVTGHSYLLYGPLACGAITLMFEGVPNSPTVNRMAQVIDKHQVNILYTAPTAIRALMAEGDKAIEGTSRDSLRIMGSVGEPINPEAWEWYYNKIGNGNCPIVDTWWQTETGGFMITPLPGATELKAGSATRPFFGVQPALVDNEGNPQEGACEGNLVITDSWPGQARTLFGDHERFEQTYFSTFKGMYFSGDGARRDEDGYYWITGRVDDVLNISGHRLGTAEIESALVAHPKIAEAAVVGIPHNIKGQAIYAYVTLNHGEEPSPELYTEVRNWVRKEIGSIATPDILHWTDALPKTRSGKIMRRILRKIAAGDTANLGDTSTLADPGVVEKLLEEKQSMNAAS